In a genomic window of Anoxybacter fermentans:
- a CDS encoding NADH-dependent [FeFe] hydrogenase, group A6, translated as MEMINLTIDGQQIQVKAGTTVLEAARSAGIKIPTLCYMKEINEIGACRVCVVEANGRMVASCVTPVTEGMEIKTNTPAVREARKTVVELMISDHPMECLTCERNGKCELQTLAENLGIREIPYEGARRDLPKDTSSPSIVRDPNKCILCRKCEAVCAKIQEAHVLGGQNRGFNTIVAPAFSLPLNDVACTMCGQCIHACPVGAIYEKDDTAKVWEALGDPEKHVVVQIAPAVRVAIGEEFGLEPGTLVTGKVYAALRRLGFDKVFDTNFTADLTIVEEGHELIERLNDPDATLPMITSCSPGWIKYIEHFYPELIPHLSTCKSPQQMFGALVKTYYPEKVGIDPARIFSVSIMPCTAKKFEAQRPEMNSSGYQDVDAVLTTRELARMIKEAGIDFVNLPDEEADAPMGIYTGAGTLFGTTGGVMEAAVRTAYEVVTGEQMPDIELKAVRGLTGIKEAEVDFNGKKIKVAVAHGLGNARKLMDLIAKGEADYHFIEIMACPGGCIGGGGQPFPTNDEIRAARARGLYEDDKNKPLRKSHENPAVQELYKEFLKKPLGHKSHELLHTHYTRRGRYPVVKKSE; from the coding sequence ATGGAAATGATTAATTTAACTATAGATGGTCAACAGATTCAAGTTAAAGCGGGTACTACAGTTCTGGAAGCTGCCAGAAGCGCCGGAATAAAAATTCCAACATTGTGTTATATGAAAGAAATTAATGAAATAGGTGCTTGCCGGGTCTGTGTTGTTGAGGCAAATGGCCGAATGGTTGCTTCCTGTGTTACTCCTGTAACAGAAGGAATGGAAATTAAAACTAATACGCCAGCAGTCCGGGAAGCACGAAAAACTGTAGTAGAATTGATGATCTCCGACCATCCAATGGAATGTCTGACCTGTGAACGAAATGGCAAATGCGAACTACAGACCCTTGCTGAAAATCTTGGAATTCGTGAAATACCTTATGAAGGTGCTAGAAGGGATTTACCAAAAGATACTTCAAGCCCTTCAATTGTACGTGATCCAAATAAATGTATTCTCTGTCGAAAATGTGAAGCTGTTTGTGCAAAAATCCAGGAGGCTCACGTTTTAGGTGGTCAAAACCGTGGATTTAATACTATTGTTGCGCCAGCCTTTAGCCTTCCGTTAAATGATGTAGCCTGTACCATGTGCGGGCAATGTATTCACGCATGTCCTGTTGGTGCAATTTATGAAAAAGATGATACAGCTAAGGTCTGGGAAGCTTTAGGAGATCCGGAAAAACACGTTGTTGTTCAAATTGCTCCCGCTGTACGGGTTGCTATAGGTGAAGAATTTGGTTTAGAACCAGGTACTTTAGTTACCGGAAAAGTTTATGCTGCCTTACGTCGATTAGGTTTTGATAAAGTATTTGATACCAACTTTACAGCTGATTTGACCATTGTAGAAGAAGGACATGAATTGATTGAACGACTCAATGATCCTGATGCGACTCTGCCGATGATTACAAGTTGTAGTCCAGGCTGGATTAAATATATTGAACATTTTTATCCTGAGTTGATACCGCATCTTTCAACCTGTAAATCTCCACAGCAAATGTTCGGTGCTCTGGTCAAAACTTACTATCCTGAAAAAGTTGGTATTGATCCTGCCAGAATTTTTAGTGTATCGATTATGCCATGTACTGCTAAAAAGTTTGAAGCCCAGCGTCCTGAGATGAACTCCAGCGGTTATCAGGATGTAGATGCTGTTCTCACTACCCGGGAGCTGGCACGGATGATCAAAGAGGCTGGTATTGACTTTGTTAACCTACCCGATGAAGAAGCTGATGCTCCAATGGGTATTTATACAGGTGCTGGTACCCTTTTTGGTACGACTGGTGGAGTAATGGAAGCTGCGGTAAGAACAGCTTACGAAGTAGTAACTGGTGAACAAATGCCAGATATTGAGCTAAAAGCTGTTCGTGGTCTTACAGGTATTAAGGAAGCAGAAGTAGATTTTAACGGTAAAAAGATCAAAGTTGCCGTTGCCCATGGTCTGGGTAATGCCCGGAAATTGATGGACTTGATTGCAAAAGGTGAAGCAGATTATCACTTCATTGAAATAATGGCTTGTCCTGGTGGCTGTATTGGTGGTGGCGGTCAGCCATTCCCAACTAATGATGAAATAAGAGCTGCCCGTGCACGGGGACTTTACGAAGATGATAAGAATAAACCACTGCGTAAATCTCACGAAAATCCTGCAGTTCAAGAGCTATATAAGGAGTTTCTTAAAAAGCCATTAGGGCATAAATCTCATGAGTTATTGCATACGCACTATACCAGGAGAGGTCGTTATCCTGTAGTAAAAAAATCTGAATAG
- the nuoF gene encoding NADH-quinone oxidoreductase subunit NuoF, producing the protein MEFYRAHILICAGAGCISSNCLSVKSELEKQLKDQGLDKEIMVVKTGCIGTCDIGPVMIVYPEGVFYCNVQPEDVKEIVEEHILKGRPVKRLMYTVPTTKKVVEKVDEIDFLKGQTRIALRNCGVINPDRIEEYIARNGYAALGKVLTQMKPKEVIEEIKKSGLRGRGGGGFPTGLKWEFAAKSQSPQKYVVCNADEGDPGAFMDRSILEGDPHSIIEAMAIAGYAIGASQGYVYVRAEYPLAVERLGNAIEKAREFGFLGKNIFGSGFDFDLEIRVGAGAFVCGEETALMHSIEGRRGEPRPRPPFPAQKGLWGKPTLLNNVETYANIPPIILNGADWFTQYGTENSKGTKVFAVAGDINNTGLVEVPMGTTLREIIYDICGGIPEGKKFKAAQTGGPSGGCIPEEHLDIPIDYDSLKEIGSMMGSGGLIVMNEDNCMVDVARFFLEFTVDESCGKCTPCRVGTRRMLEILERITKGEGKEGDIELLERLAKNIKATALCGLGQTAPNPVLSTLRFFRDEYEAHIKDKICPAGICKNLLKFKINAEKCKGCGICAKICPVNAISKGEDGKYIIDNEKCIACGACAKKCPFDAIGKGA; encoded by the coding sequence ATGGAATTTTATCGAGCCCATATTTTGATCTGTGCAGGGGCAGGATGTATTTCTTCAAATTGTCTTTCTGTAAAATCTGAATTGGAAAAGCAATTAAAAGACCAGGGTTTAGATAAAGAAATTATGGTGGTTAAGACAGGTTGTATAGGTACCTGTGACATTGGGCCAGTTATGATTGTCTATCCAGAGGGTGTTTTCTATTGTAATGTACAACCTGAAGATGTCAAAGAGATTGTAGAGGAGCATATCTTAAAAGGTAGACCTGTTAAGCGTTTGATGTATACTGTTCCTACTACCAAGAAAGTTGTAGAAAAGGTTGATGAGATAGATTTTTTAAAGGGACAGACCCGTATTGCTTTAAGAAATTGTGGTGTGATAAACCCTGATAGAATTGAAGAATATATTGCTCGAAATGGTTATGCTGCATTAGGTAAAGTATTAACTCAGATGAAGCCGAAAGAGGTTATTGAGGAGATTAAAAAATCTGGATTACGCGGCCGTGGAGGTGGCGGTTTTCCTACAGGTTTGAAGTGGGAATTTGCTGCAAAATCGCAAAGTCCTCAAAAATATGTAGTATGTAATGCTGATGAAGGCGACCCAGGTGCTTTTATGGATAGAAGTATCCTTGAAGGTGACCCCCATAGTATTATTGAAGCTATGGCTATAGCAGGGTATGCTATCGGTGCTAGCCAGGGCTATGTTTATGTTCGTGCTGAGTATCCATTAGCAGTGGAACGTTTGGGTAATGCTATTGAAAAAGCGCGGGAATTTGGCTTTTTAGGTAAAAATATATTTGGCTCAGGTTTTGATTTTGATTTGGAAATTCGTGTTGGTGCGGGTGCCTTTGTCTGTGGTGAGGAAACAGCTCTCATGCATTCTATTGAGGGTAGAAGAGGTGAGCCAAGACCTAGACCGCCATTTCCTGCTCAAAAAGGTCTCTGGGGTAAACCGACTCTGTTAAATAATGTTGAAACCTATGCTAATATTCCGCCTATTATCTTAAATGGAGCAGACTGGTTTACCCAATATGGTACCGAAAACAGTAAAGGTACTAAAGTATTTGCCGTTGCCGGTGATATTAATAATACAGGTCTTGTAGAAGTACCAATGGGTACAACTTTACGGGAGATTATTTACGATATTTGTGGCGGAATTCCTGAAGGCAAGAAATTTAAAGCTGCTCAGACAGGTGGTCCTTCAGGTGGTTGTATCCCGGAAGAACATTTAGATATTCCAATTGACTATGATTCTCTTAAAGAAATAGGTTCTATGATGGGTTCTGGTGGTTTGATTGTAATGAATGAAGATAACTGTATGGTTGATGTGGCCCGTTTCTTTCTTGAGTTTACAGTTGATGAATCCTGTGGTAAGTGTACCCCATGTCGGGTTGGTACCAGAAGGATGTTGGAAATTTTAGAACGGATCACCAAAGGTGAAGGTAAAGAGGGAGATATCGAACTTCTGGAACGTTTAGCTAAGAATATTAAGGCTACTGCTCTTTGTGGTCTTGGACAGACTGCTCCCAATCCTGTTTTGAGTACTCTAAGATTCTTTAGAGATGAATATGAAGCTCATATTAAAGATAAGATCTGTCCTGCTGGAATTTGTAAAAATCTCTTAAAGTTTAAGATTAATGCTGAGAAATGCAAGGGCTGCGGTATCTGTGCTAAAATCTGTCCAGTAAATGCCATCAGTAAAGGTGAAGATGGAAAATATATAATTGACAATGAAAAATGTATTGCCTGTGGCGCATGTGCTAAAAAATGCCCCTTTGATGCTATTGGAAAAGGAGCGTGA
- a CDS encoding IS1182 family transposase: MKRKNHNKKTFIEYNMNQTMLPLSFDVFIPENHLVRVVNSAIERMNIEPLLEKYKGGGRSSYHPKMMLKVIVYAYTQRIYSSRRIAKALRENIYFMWLSGNNKPDFRTINRFRSEIMKDVIDEVFASVLELLIEEGYVKLENYFLDGTKIEANANKYSFVWRKATKKYKARLRAKINELLKEIEKTNEEENRLYGDNDLEEMGEGKEIDSKKLEEKIKELEERLEKNSKNKKLKKTIKELKTKCLPRMKKYEQQEEILNGRNSYSKTDTDATFMRMKEDHMKNGQLKPAYNVQIGTENQFVVGYSIHQRPADSRCLIPHLEKVKEVTGKIPENVIADSGYGSEENYDYLEKANTNIYVKYNTFHKEQKKKFKNDIFKVENWPYDKENDEFICPAQRRLIYCKTKEIKTENGYTKQIRYYKCENCDECELKENCTKAKGDRVIRINFKLREYKQKVKENLCSDKGMKLRSQRAIEAESVFGRIKGNWSFRRFLLRGLEKVKIEWGLLCIAHNLAKLATV; encoded by the coding sequence ATGAAGAGGAAAAACCATAATAAAAAGACATTTATTGAATATAATATGAATCAGACAATGTTGCCTTTGAGTTTTGATGTGTTTATTCCTGAAAATCATTTAGTAAGGGTGGTAAATTCAGCTATAGAAAGGATGAATATTGAACCCCTGCTTGAAAAATATAAAGGTGGGGGTAGAAGCAGCTACCATCCGAAAATGATGCTTAAGGTTATAGTATATGCCTATACTCAGAGAATATATTCATCAAGACGAATTGCCAAGGCACTTCGGGAAAATATTTATTTTATGTGGCTTAGTGGTAACAATAAACCTGATTTTCGGACGATAAACCGATTCAGATCAGAGATCATGAAAGATGTTATTGATGAGGTATTTGCATCAGTATTGGAACTTCTTATAGAAGAAGGATATGTAAAGTTAGAGAATTACTTTTTAGATGGTACAAAAATAGAAGCTAATGCAAACAAATATAGCTTTGTCTGGAGAAAAGCGACAAAGAAGTACAAAGCAAGGCTTAGGGCAAAAATTAATGAACTTTTAAAAGAGATTGAGAAAACCAACGAAGAAGAGAATAGATTGTATGGGGATAATGACCTGGAGGAGATGGGTGAAGGAAAAGAAATAGATTCAAAGAAACTCGAAGAAAAAATTAAGGAACTTGAAGAACGTCTAGAAAAGAATTCCAAAAACAAGAAGTTAAAGAAAACAATTAAAGAGCTCAAGACTAAATGTCTTCCCAGAATGAAAAAATATGAGCAACAGGAAGAGATTTTAAATGGACGAAACAGTTATTCTAAAACAGATACTGATGCAACTTTTATGAGAATGAAAGAAGACCACATGAAAAATGGGCAATTGAAGCCCGCATATAATGTTCAGATAGGTACAGAGAATCAGTTTGTAGTTGGTTATAGTATTCATCAAAGGCCGGCAGATTCAAGATGCTTAATACCTCATTTAGAAAAAGTAAAAGAAGTTACAGGTAAGATTCCGGAGAATGTGATAGCTGATTCAGGTTATGGTAGTGAGGAAAATTATGATTACTTAGAGAAAGCTAATACTAATATTTATGTTAAGTATAATACTTTTCATAAAGAACAAAAGAAGAAGTTTAAAAATGATATATTTAAAGTAGAAAACTGGCCGTATGATAAAGAAAACGACGAGTTTATTTGTCCTGCTCAAAGAAGACTCATTTACTGTAAGACAAAAGAAATTAAGACTGAAAATGGATATACTAAACAAATTAGATATTACAAATGCGAAAATTGTGATGAGTGTGAGTTAAAAGAAAATTGTACCAAGGCCAAAGGTGATCGAGTAATAAGAATAAATTTTAAATTACGTGAATATAAGCAAAAGGTAAAGGAAAACCTTTGTTCCGATAAAGGTATGAAACTCCGTTCTCAAAGAGCAATTGAAGCGGAATCTGTCTTTGGAAGGATCAAAGGTAATTGGTCATTCCGGAGATTTCTGCTTCGTGGCCTTGAGAAAGTAAAAATTGAATGGGGTTTACTGTGTATAGCCCATAACCTGGCTAAACTGGCAACAGTATAG
- a CDS encoding (2Fe-2S) ferredoxin domain-containing protein → MKSLNELNELKKKAQEYMNLREGKEIARVTVAMGTCGIAAGAREVLTAVMDEIKKRNLQQITVTQTSCPGRCSEEPIVIVEMDGQKVMYGKMDAEKARKMVVQHLVNKTICSEWVI, encoded by the coding sequence ATGAAATCTTTAAATGAGTTGAATGAGTTGAAAAAGAAGGCTCAGGAATACATGAATCTGCGTGAAGGTAAAGAGATTGCCCGGGTTACTGTAGCTATGGGGACCTGCGGAATTGCTGCCGGAGCCCGTGAGGTATTGACTGCTGTTATGGATGAAATTAAAAAGAGAAATTTACAACAGATTACCGTAACTCAAACCTCTTGTCCTGGACGCTGTTCTGAAGAGCCAATAGTGATTGTAGAGATGGACGGTCAAAAAGTCATGTATGGAAAAATGGATGCAGAAAAAGCTAGAAAGATGGTTGTTCAGCATCTGGTTAATAAAACAATTTGCAGTGAGTGGGTCATTTAA
- the nuoE gene encoding NADH-quinone oxidoreductase subunit NuoE, with translation MSSCKCQCSGTKDERYLKLDEIIAKYKGKPGALIPVLHQAQEIFGYLPEDVQIYVAKGLDVPVSEVSGVVTFYSFFSTEPKGKYTIGVCMGTACYVKGADKVVEKLKDILDVEEGGTTADGKFTLQITRCLGACGLAPVMTIGDDIYGRLTPDKIPEILKKYD, from the coding sequence ATGAGTAGTTGCAAATGCCAGTGTTCCGGTACTAAAGACGAGCGGTATCTCAAATTAGATGAGATTATCGCTAAATATAAGGGTAAGCCTGGTGCTTTGATTCCGGTTCTTCATCAGGCGCAGGAAATTTTCGGATACTTGCCTGAAGATGTTCAGATTTATGTGGCTAAAGGTTTAGATGTACCTGTAAGCGAAGTCTCTGGTGTTGTAACATTTTATTCTTTTTTCTCTACGGAACCAAAAGGCAAATACACAATTGGAGTATGTATGGGAACAGCCTGTTATGTTAAAGGAGCCGATAAAGTTGTTGAAAAATTGAAAGATATCCTGGACGTTGAAGAGGGCGGGACTACTGCTGATGGTAAATTTACATTGCAGATTACCCGTTGTCTTGGGGCCTGTGGTTTAGCACCTGTTATGACTATTGGTGATGATATTTATGGACGTTTAACCCCCGACAAGATTCCGGAAATTTTGAAAAAATATGATTAA